In Rhineura floridana isolate rRhiFlo1 chromosome 4, rRhiFlo1.hap2, whole genome shotgun sequence, the sequence AGATCTTACAATTTACCAGCCACTTAATCACTTTTGGTAGGCTAGCCATCACACAAGGGGCATGCAAACAGCCAGAGTTCATTGCATTTCGCTTTATGTTTAGTGCTGCTGCTAATTCATGTAGCTGCTCTTTCCTTTCTCAAACAACTCAATGTTCACCCAAATAAAAAGGATATTGAACTGCAGGTATGTCTATACATTCAGCACACACCAATAAGGGAACACGCAGAAGTTGTCATATTAAgggataattaaaaaaaagtttttctgtGCATCATTGTCAGTTTGAAGTTCCACTGAATCAAGATGTCCCTTGACGTTTTTGTTGCTGATTTCGGATGACCTCCAACTGTTTTTTGCATTGCTGGTAGTATGCAGAAAGGCTTTTATTTTCATCTAAAAGCTTTTTATGTTCTTGTACCAAACGTGATGTATTTTGCTGGTCTTTTTCATCCTGGTCCAGTTCTGCTATTAGTTCTTGCctaaattaaaaatttaaaaggtaACATTAGATTCTCAAGAGAAATTCAATGATGTCCACATTTACTTACTGCTACTGCTATTTACTGTAAAATTAGTCTAAAAATTATCTGATATGTCTCACAGAGTCTTGATTGCATAGTCCTTCTAGAGTGCAGGGGCAAGGTCTCCTTCCCACTTCATTTAACTGACGAAGTAAGCATGTAATGTGGCCTGTATGCACATACCTCTGTGTGTCTGCAACTGTCCCAGTGATGATGCTAGTTATTCATTCACTAGCTCACCTCAGCTGTGAGATTCTGCTAATAAGCATAAGCATCTTTGATCATTGGACAACTGCAGTGCTATCTATGTACACACTTGAGAAAAGGTCAAAAAACAAGCAAAAGCAAACTAATTGAGTGGTATCTTACTGGGGCCAAACTACACCTGATGGCAAAGGTGGCTTGCCACTGAAGATACCTGCCATGACACATCCTCTGTCACCTCTTCATGTGTAGTTTCACACTTTTGCAATCTGAcactgtgttttatgttttatattcCATACAGCAGCCAATGAGGTGAAGAAAACACAATGGGGAAATGCAAAGTGTGAAATGATGTGTGAGTGAATCTgcacaattatggggaaagaagGGATATCACAATGTGGTAAGACCATCATTGGCAGCAAAGTTGTGTCTCAAGCTAACTTGACATCTATTTTATACAATGATGTACAACATACTATTACACTCTATTAAACACAACTATTATCTTTCTTTCTATTCAGTCAGTGATCAAACCTTCACTGCTTTTGTCATGCCACTCTTTTACAACTTTAAAAATTAGCTCCCTCCCCTCAAAAAGCCTAGCTAAATATATTCAAGTAGACTATCCTGGGTCATAGCGTTAAAGACTGTTtagattttgttgtttttatgtcattCTCAAAATAGCTCATGTTCTATATTAAGATTAACTCTTGTTAAAAAATCAGAGCCAAGAGTCAAGCAGACTATTTTTTTCACAACTATCATTTCATTTAATTGATGAGATAAGCATTCAAAACACTTTTGGACTCTAATTTTAGATGACCAAATATTCTGAGCAGATAATGTCTCCAAGTTTTCTTTGGGGTCTCAAAGAATCTACTCTGTTTTCAGAGTCCAGCAGGCCCACACCACTCCCTCAGAGCTATACACATGAAGGCAGCAATGGCACTACTTCCTTGCAATTGGTCCAATCGCTGCATTCCCTATGATGAAAGCTGGGAAGCACATTTGCTACAAGAGGCAAAATATGGACACCACCTTCTTTCCCCAAAACTGAAAAAGGAACAGCATTTGATTTAACACTCAGATAAAGATGAGATGTAGTAACATGGCAAAGGTAGCAAGGCTGGATTAGTTCACTGCCTTGGGAGTGGAAAGTTGTGACACCTGCCCTTTCACAACAATTCTcctgaaatcagaagaaggaacTGCTGCCAGGTAGGTGGAAGGTTGAGCTATTACCACAAGCCAGAGGACTGGGGAAACAATTGGGAAAAGAGGAAGATAAACTgagtctgatcctggaatctaagaaaCCACCATGGGGGATGAAGGAAACCATCCTGCAACTAGATCACCCACGATGGGActgaatctttatttatttatttatttatatatatatatatatatatatatatatatccatatcccacccttcctcccagaaggagcccagggcagcaaacactaaaagcactcttaaatatcttaaaaacaacaccttaaaatattaaaacaaaacaccctcaaacattttttaaaaaaactttaaaaacatctaaaaaagtaattctagcacagacacagactgggataagatctctatttaaaagtCTTGTAGGCACTGAAGACAATAGAAATggcacatgtctaatatttaaggggagggaattcaaatgCGTAGGtggcactacactaaaggtccacttcctatgttgtgtggaacaaacctcctgataagatggtatctgcaggaggctcttacctgcagagagcagggattgattgggtatataaggggtaagataatcctggtcccaagctgcatagggctttgtacaccaaaatgagaatcttgaacttggtctggtagctaatgggcagccatagtgcagttctttcagcagtggggtgacattttggtgataccctgccccagtgagcagttgtaaaaagcagagggtggctagcatccaaaacagaaaccaaaaaaggggtcaaagaccaagatgctggaaaataggaacttttattatagataaaacccaacgtgtttcagcctgttatctgcaggctttcatcaggggataatggcttataagattataagaccagcAAATCGCTTTCGGTACTGTGTCAAAATCAAATGTCTCAATCAATCAATGATTTGCTGGTCTGAAACGtgttgggttttatctataataaaagttcctattttccagcatcttggtctttgaccccttttttggttccagtgagcagttgtgccaccgcattttgcactagctgtagcttccggatcaacctcaagggcagccccacatagagtgcattacagtaatctaccctggagattaccagtgtatggacaacaatgggcaggctatcccaatccagtaATGGCCAAATCTCtcttaccaaccaaagttggtaaaaggcactcctagccactgcggtcacttgggcctctagcaacaaagatggattcaggagcactcccagactacagacctgctctttcagagggagtacaatcccatccaaagcaggcaattgaccaattatccaagctcaggaaccaccaacccacggtgcctccatcttgctaggattcagactccagcccaccacagagtccaggcagtggtcaagggcttgca encodes:
- the MAP3K7 gene encoding mitogen-activated protein kinase kinase kinase 7 isoform X4; translated protein: MILQPLAPCPNSKESMAVFEQHCKMAQEYMKVQTEIALLLQRKQELIAELDQDEKDQQNTSRLVQEHKKLLDENKSLSAYYQQCKKQLEVIRNQQQKRQGTS